The stretch of DNA CGGGCCAGTCGACGTAACGGGGGAACACCCAGGAGTACGCCGGGAGGAGCGCGACCACCCAGCCGGTGACCAGGAACGTCACGCTGAAGACGAAGGACACGACGCGCGACGGGAACATCACGACCTGGAAGAGCAGGGCCCGCCAGCCCGCGCCGTCCGAGAGCCGTGCCCGCATCCCCGCCCACGCACCCGCGCCCCGCGGCGTCTCCACCGCAGCGGGCCCGGCGACATCGAGCCCCAGCTGCGCCCGAGCCCGCCCCCGCTCGGCGGCGCCGAGCCCCCGCGCTCCGCCCAACGCGGCCGCGAGGACCGGCAGTCCGAGCACGGTGACGAAGAGACCCATGCCGAGCGAGAACATCGTCACGGCGAAGGTGAAGCCCACTATGGCGATGGGCAGCGACGCCACCGTGTAGCCGATCTCCCGGTACGTGGAGGCGGCGAACGGCGCCCGCCAGAAGCCCGGCGACCCCGCGGAGCGCTCGGAGGAGGGAGCAGAGGGAGCGGCTGCGTACGGCTGCGGCAGTGCACTGGTGCTCATGAAGGGCCTCGAATCTTCGCGGTGGGGACGTGCCGGGGACATGCCGGGGACGTGCCGTGCTGACGTCCTCCACGTTCGCGAATCCGAGCGGCCCGGGACATACGGCGACCCGCCCTCTCGGGGGTGTTGCTGACACCACCCCCGAGCGAGGCCGAAGCGTCCGGGGTGCGGGAAGGGGGTGCCTCTCAGTGAGAGACACCCCCTTGACCAGCCAGACGGAGAAGCCGTCAGTGGTTGAACCCGTCGAAGACCCCGTTGAGGGCGGTCCCGTCGCGGTGCCCGCCGTCCACATGGCCGGCGGTGGTGATCCCGTACTGGCCGCCCATGTTGGTGAACGACTGCCCTGCGTAGCGGCCCTCGTCGAAGGTGCCGGTGGGACCGTCGGAAGCGACGGCGGTGCCGGCGGCCAGGAATCCGGCGACGGTGGCTACGGCGAGGGCGGATGCGATGCGCTTCAACACGAGTTTCTCCTTGGAGACGAATCCAGTGATCTTGTAGAACAACACCGCACTCGCCCCACACCTCCTCCGAGGCTCGCCGGGCAGCGTCCACGTGGAGTATTGGGTTCATCCATGGCGCGTGCCCAGTCCGGCGCAATGTCCCTCACATGCCCGAACGGCCGGACAACCACGGGAGGAGGGCGCAGCCACGGGGCCCTGAAACAGCGAGAGCCCCCGACCGGTTCCGCTGGTCAGAGGCTCTCAATCACTGCGGTGGGTGTGGGATTTGAACCCACGGTGACTCTCGCCACGACGGTTTTCAAGAACGTGCTGGGAGGGTGGATGGGCCGCGTCTGACCTGCACGTTTTCTAGGATGCCGACTGGATCGGCCGCCTCTGGTCCACACCGGGTCCACTGCCTCGGTTCCGCTCCTACGAACCACGCGCTGCGTTCGATCCGTGGGACGCCGCTGCCTCGGCTACCTTTGCAGAAGCTCGTGCAGAAGGGCCACCACTGCGGCGGCCACCCCAATGGCTGCTCCCATGGTCGGGTGCTCCAAGACCAAGTAGACCGTGAAGGCCCCGACGAGCAAGAGCAGAAGACTGCGGGTGCTGATGCGATCCATTTACCTCTCCAAGTAGATGTCTTGGATCCAGCGTCAGCAGTGGTCAGCCTAGATTGACGGCTTCTGACAGTCCCCTTGTGATCTCTTACGGTCCCTTACAGTTCATGACGCTAGGTGACATCATGGACAGGTCATATGGGGGAGACAGCCAGGGGGTCACCACATGCCACAGTGGCTTAGGCCGAAGCTGCCTGAAGGCCCTCTCCGGGCCCTCAATCGCGAACTCCACACACTGCACGGCAAGGCGGGTTACCCCTCAGCTAGAAAGCTCTATCTAGCCGTAGGGAAGGCAACCAGCCACACGAACATCCACCATGCCTTCGTGAAGCCCTCTCTGCCGTCGTGGGGCGTGGTGGAAGTGGTTGTGGAGCAGCTAGCTCACCAAGCCAGGCCTCGCCTTGTTGCAGATGTTGAGATCAACCGCTTCAAGGCTCTGTGGGACGAAGCGCATGCAGCAGTCTCTGCCGCCCAGACTCCAGGTGACAGCCCCACACGAGAGTCAGCGAGCGGAAACAGCTCGTCATCCAGTGCCACTCGCTCCAGCTTCCTAGCCAGTCCGTTCGTCAGTCGAAACGGCCTGATCCACCAGGCGATCATGGATCTCCACAATGCGGGGAAGCCCGTAGGCGTACCGCAGGTTGCCACACTGCTCGCACGGCGTGGACAACTCGAATTCTGCGGTGGTGAGGACTACCTGTTCGAGTGCGTAAAGGTAGCCATCAAGGGCGCCTACAAAGCAGGAATTAGCGTGCCCGACTTTGCCGCCCTCAGCGCGCGAAAGGTACGTGCTTCCTCAGACGCCCGCGAAGAACTACTGGCCTCAGTGTTCGATCCTCAATCGGACGCTGCCCGGGTGCGGAGGGCATTCGAACGGGTCTCCAAGCTGCATCCGGACTGGAAGCAGTCGGCGACAGGGGAAAGCCCGGCGTCCTGATCGGCCGCCCTCAAGAGTGGCGACCCTAGAGCCCGCCGTCCTCACCGTGCCGGTCGCGCTACGCTGCCGCCCATGGCTGAGGCATTCGTGTCCGGTGACGGCCACCGAGCGTGCGGCATCTGTCCGTCGCGACTCTTTCCGCTCGGTGAGTTCGACGTGGTCGAGCGTCCGTCTCGTGAGTGTCCCTTCAGTCCCGAGGACGGTCACAGGTACACCCTGCGTGGTGTGCCTGTCTGCGTTCACCCGGAGAAGGTGGGCCTACCGCCCGCGCCGTACAAGACGGACGGTGTGGCTCTACTCGGGGACGTCGCGCTACCCGATGACGTCGCGGACCTCGATGGGTACCTGCGTGAGCTGGTGCACGGCGCAGCCCCTGGCGCGCTGGAGCTGCTGATCGACCTGGCAGACCGCGAGATCCGGCGTGTCTTCCCAGAGGTCGACGCGACCTTGGCGCTACGCCGTGCCTTCAACTAGCGCTCCTAGCTCGCCATGGGGAAACCGGGAGCGAAGCGGCGGCCACCGTCAAGGATGCCGATGGGGCCGTACTTCGCGGTGACGACCGCCTTGCGCCTGGCGGTCTCCTCCTTGCCGAACCAGTAGCGCTCGTTCATCGGTCCCCACGCCGCCCGGTAGACCTGGTGGGTGTAGTCGCCGTGGTCCCACTCGCCGATGGCCTCGCGGTCAGTGGCGTGCACGAACCTGATGTTCGTACGGTCCTGGATGCGGCAGAGCACGGTGAACTGAGCGGCAAGCGCATGGATCATCTCGTCGACGGGCACCGCTACGGGAATCTCTGCTGCCTCCTCATTCTGGTCCGTCATCTCGTAGATGGCCGACTTGATCGCCATGGCGCGCATGGCCTCGGGGAACAGAGGCTCGGTGTCCTTCGCGACGTCGAACCCGTTCACCAGGGCGTACCCCATGAAGCACTGCCAGTCCTCGTCGTACTTCGAGCATGCCGTGCGCAACCGGTCGAACTCCCGGTCAGCCTCGACGATCGCGAGGATGTCGCGGGCTCGCCGCGCCACGATCTCCGGCGCGGGCCGTACTAGCGTTGTGGACACTGCTGCACTCTCCTTCGTTGGTTGGTGCATCGGTGGGCTCGTCCGGCTGCCAACCGCCGTCACGCCAAGGCAGTCGAACGGGGAGCTACCGCCGTACGTGGGCGGCAGTACAGCCCTCCCTGGCCGCCCGTGGGGGAGCCACTTCACGCGGCCAGGGAGGAGTTCATGGGGTGGTCGGGCTTGCGGCAGTCACACCGAGTACGAACCCGATCGATGCCGAGATGGCGATGATCAGGAGGGGCCCGGCGTAGCTCGTTACGCGGGCGGTTAACCGGCTCACGGCTGGCCGCCAGCACTGCGTGCATTGGCCTCTCGAACCTTGGCTCCGAGCACGTCACTGGGGGGCTCCTGTGCCTGACCGGCGCGATGCTGGGGGCACTGGCACGGTGGGTACTTCATCGACCCTGGAGGCAGCTCGCGCCCGTCACCGGTGTCGAGCTTCAGCACTCCGTCTGTGCCCTGCTTCTCGGTCATCTGGGCAAGCACTGCCCGCGCTTCGCTTCTCATGACTCAGCTCCTCGGCGGAGATCTCTGTGGCGAGCCGTTCGCCGATCTTTCGTGTGCTCTACGCAACCGCGCGACCACGCACGGCGGTACCGTTGCAGCACCCTCGGGACTTGAAAGCCTTGAAAGCACGCAAGAGCGTGGGGAGTTGAGAGTCATGGCGAAGCGCGAACCGAACGGGGCGCTCGGCCACCTGCTCACTGAGAGCCGTTGGACGTACCGCCAGTTCGCACGGGCCGTAAACCGCATAGGCACGGAAACCGGCACCCCCTTGCGCTACGACGAGTCAGCCGTGAGCCACTGGCTTGGCGGCACCGTCCCGCGTGACGCCGTGCGGGGCTGCATCCTCGAAGCCTTCTCCCGTCGGCTCGGCCGTCCGGTCACGCATGCTGAAGCGGGCCTGCCCGTTCCCCTCGATCACTCCCCTGTCTCCACGGATACCGTGGAAGGGCTGATCGATCTGGGGAGGCAAGATATGGACCCGTCCCGCCGCAGAGTCCTCGGTGCGGGCCTGTTCTCGGTCGCCTTGACGATCCCCGGGTGGCCCGACGTCATCGGACGCGCTGAGGCCGTGCAGTCCGGACGCGCGTCACGCATCGGCATGAACGAAGTAGACATGGTCATAGCGATGACTGAGCGCGTCTCAGAGCTGGACGACCAATTCGGCGGACGTCACGCACGTCCCATGGCGGCCTCGTTCATGGTCAACACAGTCGCCTCGTACCTGCGCGCCGATGCTCCCGCCGATGTCCGGCAAGCGATGCAGTCCGCT from Streptomyces sp. BA2 encodes:
- a CDS encoding sensor domain-containing protein — its product is MSTSALPQPYAAAPSAPSSERSAGSPGFWRAPFAASTYREIGYTVASLPIAIVGFTFAVTMFSLGMGLFVTVLGLPVLAAALGGARGLGAAERGRARAQLGLDVAGPAAVETPRGAGAWAGMRARLSDGAGWRALLFQVVMFPSRVVSFVFSVTFLVTGWVVALLPAYSWVFPRYVDWPGYRLFDYTSGGERHAFYLESPVQIAGASLVGLAIVFLTPKLVRALTNIDRAAIRSMLG
- a CDS encoding DnaB-like helicase N-terminal domain-containing protein — encoded protein: MKPSLPSWGVVEVVVEQLAHQARPRLVADVEINRFKALWDEAHAAVSAAQTPGDSPTRESASGNSSSSSATRSSFLASPFVSRNGLIHQAIMDLHNAGKPVGVPQVATLLARRGQLEFCGGEDYLFECVKVAIKGAYKAGISVPDFAALSARKVRASSDAREELLASVFDPQSDAARVRRAFERVSKLHPDWKQSATGESPAS